From the Thermococcus guaymasensis DSM 11113 genome, one window contains:
- the shyC gene encoding NAD(P)-dependent hydrogenase/sulfhydrogenase 2 subunit gamma: MTGNPYQSHDARILEVKDLTPREKLFTLRFIDPEINESFTFKPGQFVIVDVRGFGEFPISLCSSPTRKGYIQLCIRKVGRMTKFVHKMKEGDVVGIRGPYGNGFPMENMEGSNLILVAGGLGMAPLRSVLWYTLDTGKYEHVWLLYGTKAYEDILFRDEIIHLLKHGETMNCTVKMAYEIESPSCIYLERGFSERVCRGVVTDLFRGESFDIENSYALICGPPIMYRFVIRELLNRKLSPGRIYMTLERRMRCGVGKCGHCVVGTSVSMKYICRDGPVFTYWDALSTRGLI; this comes from the coding sequence ATGACCGGGAACCCGTATCAAAGCCACGACGCGCGCATTCTCGAAGTGAAGGACCTGACACCCAGAGAGAAGCTCTTCACGCTTCGCTTCATTGACCCTGAGATCAACGAGAGTTTTACCTTCAAGCCCGGCCAGTTCGTCATCGTTGACGTCCGCGGCTTCGGGGAGTTCCCCATAAGCCTCTGTTCCTCGCCGACAAGAAAGGGCTACATCCAGCTCTGCATAAGAAAAGTCGGGAGAATGACCAAGTTCGTCCACAAGATGAAGGAAGGCGACGTGGTGGGGATCCGCGGGCCCTACGGGAACGGCTTCCCCATGGAGAATATGGAAGGTTCCAACCTGATCCTCGTCGCGGGCGGCCTCGGAATGGCCCCGCTGCGCTCGGTGCTCTGGTACACCCTCGACACAGGCAAATACGAGCATGTGTGGCTTCTCTACGGCACGAAGGCCTACGAGGACATTCTTTTCCGCGATGAGATAATACACCTCCTCAAGCACGGAGAGACCATGAACTGCACCGTCAAGATGGCTTACGAGATCGAGAGCCCATCGTGCATCTACCTGGAGAGGGGCTTCTCCGAGAGAGTCTGCAGGGGCGTAGTCACAGACCTGTTCAGGGGTGAGAGCTTTGACATCGAAAACTCCTACGCGCTCATCTGCGGCCCTCCAATCATGTACCGCTTCGTGATAAGGGAGCTCCTCAACAGGAAGCTCTCCCCGGGCAGGATCTACATGACGCTTGAGAGAAGAATGCGCTGTGGGGTCGGCAAGTGTGGCCACTGCGTCGTTGGAACCAGCGTCTCCATGAAGTACATCTGCCGGGACGGCCCGGTCTTCACCTACTGGGACGCTCTCTCCACGAGGGGATTGATATGA
- the shyD gene encoding NAD(P)-dependent hydrogenase/sulfhydrogenase 2 subunit delta has translation MTEKLKLGVFELTDCGGCALNLLFLYEKLFDLLEFYEIEEFHMATSLSGGGHYDVALVTGTVSTRRDLDLLKEARNRSEYLIALGTCATHGSVQGSVELPIKEKLKAVYGDEGNPMHALDPKPVVEYVAVDFALPGCPYNKREAFQALIDIAKGIEPVKKDYPVCIECKLNEYECVLVKKGLPCLGPITLGGCNAACIRSGLGCIGCRGPLPGEVNPASEYEILKSKGYDDEYIVRKFKTFARWEP, from the coding sequence ATGACGGAGAAGCTCAAGCTCGGTGTTTTTGAGCTTACCGACTGCGGCGGCTGTGCCCTCAACCTGCTCTTTCTCTACGAGAAGCTCTTCGACCTGCTTGAGTTCTACGAGATAGAAGAGTTCCACATGGCAACCAGCCTGAGTGGGGGAGGTCACTACGACGTCGCACTTGTAACCGGAACAGTTTCGACCCGGCGCGACCTTGACCTTCTCAAAGAGGCAAGAAACCGCTCGGAATACCTCATAGCCCTGGGAACATGCGCGACCCACGGCTCGGTTCAGGGGAGCGTAGAGCTCCCGATCAAGGAGAAGCTCAAGGCAGTTTACGGAGATGAAGGCAACCCCATGCACGCCCTCGACCCCAAACCTGTTGTGGAGTACGTCGCCGTAGATTTCGCCCTCCCCGGTTGCCCATACAACAAGAGGGAGGCTTTCCAAGCGCTCATTGACATAGCCAAAGGTATCGAACCGGTAAAGAAAGATTACCCAGTCTGCATTGAGTGCAAGCTCAACGAGTACGAGTGCGTCCTCGTCAAGAAAGGCCTTCCCTGCCTCGGCCCGATAACCCTTGGGGGCTGTAATGCGGCCTGCATCCGCTCTGGCCTCGGGTGCATAGGGTGCAGAGGGCCACTGCCCGGTGAGGTGAATCCGGCCAGTGAGTACGAGATACTCAAGAGCAAGGGCTATGATGACGAGTACATCGTGAGGAAGTTCAAGACCTTCGCGAGGTGGGAGCCATGA
- the shyA gene encoding NAD(P)-dependent hydrogenase/sulfhydrogenase 2 subunit alpha, translated as MIIELREFTRVEGNGKAEIVIEDNEVKDVRLKIVEGPRFFELLTLGRHYYDVPDLEARICAICYLSHSVASVLGIERAFGVEVPEEIALLRELGLVGELIESHTLHLYLLVAPDVFGYPDAIRMATKHGELVKEAITIKAFGNRIRELIGGREIHGINVKPGGFGRYPTVEELERVEKESEALLRLAKRAVRLFASLEPYGAQAKHFVATDGYLWGEKIISDEEGAFDYTERIEERSLVYSFAKQSLYKGETFFVGSLARLLLKSEMLTPEAKRLFEEHREKLATGYVSYNNLAQAIELVYALEKANEIAKTLLDRGIEGENVPVEPKEGEGIGYVEAPRGVLIHHYRTDSDGKIAYSNIITPTALNHAMMEVSLLEEARKLYGEVDEQAMIHCLEETVRAFDPCISCSVHLVKL; from the coding sequence ATGATAATCGAGCTCCGCGAGTTCACGCGCGTTGAAGGCAACGGTAAGGCCGAGATAGTCATCGAGGACAACGAAGTTAAGGACGTCAGGCTTAAGATAGTCGAAGGGCCGCGCTTCTTTGAGCTCTTGACTTTAGGGAGGCACTACTACGACGTGCCCGACCTTGAGGCAAGGATATGCGCCATCTGCTACCTTTCCCATAGTGTTGCATCCGTTTTAGGAATTGAGAGGGCCTTTGGCGTTGAAGTCCCTGAGGAGATAGCGCTTCTAAGGGAGCTGGGCTTAGTAGGTGAGCTGATTGAGAGCCACACCCTTCACCTCTATCTCCTCGTCGCACCGGACGTGTTCGGCTACCCCGACGCGATAAGGATGGCCACCAAGCACGGCGAGCTGGTGAAGGAAGCGATAACCATCAAGGCCTTCGGCAACAGGATAAGGGAGCTCATTGGAGGAAGGGAGATACACGGCATAAACGTCAAGCCCGGCGGCTTCGGCAGGTATCCAACGGTGGAGGAGCTTGAGAGGGTGGAGAAGGAAAGTGAAGCCCTCCTCAGGCTGGCCAAAAGGGCCGTGAGGCTCTTCGCTTCTCTGGAACCCTACGGCGCTCAGGCAAAGCACTTCGTGGCGACCGACGGCTACCTCTGGGGCGAAAAGATCATCTCGGACGAGGAAGGGGCCTTTGACTACACGGAGAGGATAGAGGAGCGCTCCCTCGTCTACAGCTTCGCCAAGCAGAGCCTCTACAAGGGCGAGACCTTCTTTGTCGGTTCACTGGCAAGACTACTCCTCAAGTCGGAGATGCTCACCCCTGAAGCAAAGAGGCTATTCGAAGAGCACAGGGAGAAGCTTGCCACTGGATACGTCAGCTACAACAACCTGGCCCAGGCGATAGAGCTGGTCTATGCCCTTGAAAAGGCCAACGAGATAGCGAAGACTCTCCTGGATAGAGGCATCGAAGGTGAGAACGTCCCCGTTGAGCCAAAGGAAGGTGAGGGTATCGGCTATGTCGAAGCTCCGAGGGGAGTCCTCATACACCACTACCGCACCGACTCGGACGGCAAAATAGCGTACTCAAACATCATAACGCCCACCGCCCTAAACCACGCGATGATGGAGGTCAGCCTGCTGGAGGAGGCGAGGAAGCTCTACGGAGAAGTCGATGAGCAGGCCATGATACATTGCCTTGAGGAGACCGTGAGGGCATTCGACCCGTGCATCTCCTGCTCGGTTCACCTTGTTAAACTTTGA
- a CDS encoding DUF257 family protein, whose protein sequence is MEWKKVADIIDSILPGETVLVEYTTSYIPEFLLRFFADYTAEKNIPLIIDDDFDTLYTILTHAKSIDLSIDLNRDNVYVLKTGGKFEVGNVVARIPFNPDSRVYLTNYAEASSRVYKEVQHPAINLVLGLEELFLSVNNSLDAYQMVLRMQKFIGNKKRKAFYLVNKEVMENLPVKVLGELERISTTVIKLTPYHTGAHFKVLKSVNPRLVRREAVIDIGRWD, encoded by the coding sequence ATGGAATGGAAAAAGGTCGCTGATATCATTGATTCTATTCTCCCAGGAGAGACGGTTCTCGTGGAATATACTACCTCATATATCCCGGAGTTCCTGCTGAGGTTCTTTGCCGATTACACGGCAGAGAAGAATATTCCTCTGATCATAGACGACGACTTTGATACCCTCTACACAATACTCACTCACGCAAAGTCCATTGACCTTTCAATAGACCTCAACCGGGACAATGTTTACGTCCTCAAAACAGGAGGAAAATTTGAGGTTGGAAATGTCGTTGCGAGGATCCCCTTCAACCCGGACTCAAGGGTGTACCTAACGAACTACGCGGAAGCGAGTTCCAGGGTCTATAAAGAGGTTCAACATCCGGCAATAAATCTGGTTCTAGGTCTGGAAGAGCTGTTTCTCTCAGTGAACAACTCTCTCGATGCGTATCAGATGGTACTTCGCATGCAAAAATTCATAGGAAATAAAAAACGAAAGGCATTCTACCTAGTCAACAAAGAAGTCATGGAGAACCTTCCGGTAAAAGTCTTGGGCGAGCTTGAGAGAATTTCAACCACCGTCATAAAACTAACTCCATACCATACAGGTGCCCACTTCAAAGTCCTGAAAAGCGTGAATCCCCGCCTAGTCAGAAGGGAAGCCGTAATAGATATAGGGAGGTGGGATTAA